TAACGGGAAACGATTATATCAGCTGGCGAGAGAAGGCATCAAGGTTGATCTTAAAGCTCGCCGCATACGAATTTCTTTGCTGGAACTTGTTGATTTTTCTCTTCCTAATGCAAAGATTTTCTTGGAGTGTTCCAAAGGGACTTATGTTCGAAAAATTGCTGAAGATATTGGAGAATTTCTAGGTTGCGGTGCTTGTATTACGCAGATCCATCGAACAAAAGTCGGGCCTTTTGATATCAAAGAGGCGAAAGATTTGAATGACGTTTCGATTGATGATGTTCGAAAAATTAATGAAAATGATAAAATCTGTTTGTAAGTTATGAAAATTCTAAATCATTTACCTAAAACAAAAATAAAAAAACCTGTTATTGCTATTGGTGTTTTTGATGGTCTTCATTTAGGTCATCAGGCGCTCATCAAGAAAACTATTAAAAAAGCTCGCGCAATTAATGGCACACCGATTGTCATGACTTTCTTTCCTCACCCTGTTCAGGTTCTTAATAAAAATATGGATGTCTCACTTTTAGTTTCTTTAAAGCATCGATTGCAGCTTATTGAAGATTTAGGGGTTCTTGTTTGCGTGGTTATTCGTTTTACAAAGAAATTTTCTTTGTTAAGGCCAGAGGAATTTGTTGAGAAATATTTGTTTGATTCATTTAAGTCTGTTGAAATATTTGTTGGGGATGATTTTCATTTTGGGAAGGAAGGACTTAGTGGCGGAAAAGCTTTAAAGAAAATTGCAAATGCATTTGGTATTCGAGTTACGATTGTTCGATCTGTTGAGTTTAATAAAAAAAGAATCAGTAGTTCGCTTTTGCGAAAATTAATTGTTCGCGGAAAATTAAAAGAGTCAGAAAAGCTTTTAGGCAGAAGAGTCTCCACCTTGGGCAAAGTTGTGCACGGGGATCGTCGAGGTGCTCGCATCGGAACGCCGACAGCCAACATTAATCCTGGGCGAGAAATTTTACCTCCCTCGGGGGTTTATCTTGCGCAAGTTCGATCAGAAAATCAGATTTTTAATGCGATTGCCAATATTGGCCGGAGGCCTTCGTTTAAAAAAGAAAGTAAAATAAATTTAGAAGTTCATATCTTTGATTTTAAAAAAAGAATTTATGGTAAAGAGATTGAGGTTTTATTTTTACAGAAGATCCGTGATGAGCAAAAATTTAAAACAACAAAGTTATTGATTGAACAAATCGAGAAGGATAAGAAAAAAGCTCTCCGCTATTTTTCGCAAAAGAAGTTTTGATAAGATTCACTCCACTTTTTTAAAGTTTACATAAAACGTACATTCCCAGATAGCCCTATTTTTTTTGTCCAAAATACTACAATATTTAGAATATTAGTTGATAGTTCATACAACTTGTTGTGGTGCATAAAAATACAATAATTATGTATTGACATGTCCACGTACATTCTATATACTCATAAATGTGGAACAGAGTGGAGCAAAGTGGAGGAAATGAAAAATGTTTTATGGTGAACATACACATGGAATAGACCGAAAGGGTCGCCTTATTTTGCCTGCTCGTTTTCGAGATGTTGCTAAAGAAAACGGGATCGACCGTTTTTTCCTTACTCGCGGCTTAGATAAATGTATTTTTATGTTTACAGAATATGAATGGGCTGCTCAAGAACAAAAATTTAAAGGCATGTCTTTTACAAAGCGGGAGAGTCGTAGTTTTAATCGCATGTTTTTCTCCGGCGCTGTTGACGTTTCTCCTGACAAACAAGGTCGTTTTATTATTCCAGTATATTTAAAAGATTTTGCTCAAATCAAAAAAGACGTTATCGTGATTGGCGTTTCCAATCGTATCGAAATTTGGGATCAAAAGGTCTGGAAAGATTTTTATAGTGATTCACAAAGTTCTTTTGAGCAGACCGCAGAAAACATATTGGACATTTAACTATGGTTACTATGGCAAACGATATTAAACATATTCCAGTTATGATGAAAGAGATTCTTCAGCACCTAAATTTCTCTGAGGGTGCGTGTGTCTTGGATTGCACGCTTGGATTGGGGGGTCACAGCAGGGAAATCGCAAAAAAAATAGGACCTCAGGGTCTTTTGATCGGGATTGATCGTGATGAAGATTCAATTGCGTTAGCTCAGCAAAATTTAGAAGATTTTTCCGGTAGATGCGCTTTTGTCCAAAAAGATTTCAGAGATTTAGATGTAGCGCTGGATGGTTTAGGCATTAGTCAGGTTGATGGAATTTTGTTTGATTTAGGTGTTTCTAGCTATCAGATGGATACAGCGGAAAGAGGATTTAGTATTCGCTCAGTTGGGCCTTTGGATATGCGCATGGATCGAAATAGTTTTATTTCAGCATATGATTTGATTAACTCATTATCAAGTAAAGAAATTTCTTTAATTTTAAAGAATTTTGGAGAAGAGAGGTGGCATGATCGTATTGCGGATCATTTGGTTAAGAGCCGTGTTAAGCACCCTATTCAATCAACGGAAGAGCTTACGGAAATTATTTTAAAGGCTATTCCACGCCGCTTTCAAGATCACCATATTCATCCGGCAACGCGAACATTCCAGGCATTTCGCATTGCTGTTAATCGTGAATTAGAGGCAATTGAGATTGCTCTTAAGAAGGCGATTCGATATTTGCGTCCAGGAGGAGCGATTTGTGTGATCTCATTTCATTCACTGGAAGACCGTATTGTTAAAGAAAAGTTTAAATATTTTGCTAAAGAACAGATGCTGGAAATCATTACAAAAAAACCGCTTCGCCCAACCGATGAAGAGATCGAACGCAATGCTCGCTCGCGATCTGCTCGCTTGCGTGTTGCGCGGCGAATTAAGAAATAGAAAAGGAAAATAAATGAATTTTAAAAAGTTTTTAACTGCTATTTTATGTGTCACAGCTGTTGCGTTAATTTATATTCAAATGCAGGTAAAAATTTATGATTTTGCTTACCAGGGTAAAAACAAAGAAAAGGAAATCTTTAAACTTATTGATGACAACGGTCATGTCGTTTATAATATTGCTAAGCTTAAGTCATCAAGTTCTTTGAGTGAGCGGTTTCTGGCGAAGAATTCGGATATTGATTTCTTAGATTCTCAACATATTGTTCATTTGAACGTACCAACTCAGCTTGCTGCCAATAAGTCTTCGGATCAGAATTCAGTATTCAAAAGAACAACTGGTCTTTTAGCCAGCGTTTTTTCATTGAAATCTGTAGCAGAAGCAAAACCAATACGATAAACCAATATAATAAAATCTGTGTATTTTAAAAGACACTCACTTCGTTTTGTTTTTTTATTCCTCTTTTTTTTCTGTTTATTAATATTCTTTTTTATTAAGCTTATTTTTATCCAAGTCTTTAAGTCAGAATATCTTTCTGGGCTTGCTGATCGTCAGCATAGTCATATCTTGCGTTTGGAGCCTAAAAGAGGGACGATTTATGACCGAAAATTTAGGCCATTAGCCTTAAATGTTGCGGCATACTCTCTGTATGCCTCGCCACGCTCTATGAGTATTGAGCAAAAGGCAAAAGCTATTAAAGCTATCCATGAAACGCTTGGGCTTGAGGAAAGTTTTTTAAAAGATCGAATGAGTCGCGACAAAAGCTTTGTTTGGATTTCGCGCAAGTTATCACCTGATCAAGCTGATAAAATAAAGGCACTTGATTTTAAAGGTTTGAATTTTATTAAGGAAAGCCGGCGTTATTATCCTGGTCAAACGTTAGCCGCGCATGTGATTGGGTTTGCTGGCATTGATAATTATGGATTGGAAGGCCTAGAGCTAGAATACAATGACTCTTTGTCTGGGCAGTTTGGGATGGCGCAAATTTTACGGGATGCCAAGCAGCAGGAGCTTTTGATTCAAGAAAGTTTTTTACTTCCTAAGCATGGGTTTGATTTAGTTTTGACTATTGATGAGACAATTCAGTATTTTGCTGAACAGGCTTTGGAGAAGGCTTTTGAGAAGCATCATGCGAAATCTGCTAGTATTATTGTGATGGATCCAAAAACAGGTGAAATTTTAGCGCTTGCTAATCGACCTACTTATAATTTAAGTGATTTAGAATCGAGTTCTGTTGATAACCGACGGAATCGGGCTATAAGTGATATGTATGAGCCTGGATCTGTTTTTAAGATTGTAACTGCGTGTGCTGCAATAGAAGAAGAGGCGTTTAGCGAGGATGATAAAATTTTTTGCGAGAACGGAGAATATAAGGTCGCTAATCATGTTTTGCATGATCATCACCCGCAAGGAATGTTAACTTTTAAAGGAGTTATTGAACAGTCAAGCAATATTGGGACAGTTAAAGTTGCTCAAAAAATTGGAGGAGAAGCGGTCAATCATTATGCTCGATTATTTCAATTTGGAAAAGCGACCGGTGTTAATTTGCCAGGGGAAGTTTCAGGCGTTTTAAAGCCTGTTTCGCGGTGGTCTGGAACTTCAATTGGGGCTGTTCCTATTGGTCATGAAATAGGGGTAACGGCATTACAGCTTGTATGTGCTGTTTCAGCTATTGCCAATAACGGTATCTATATGAAGCCGTTTATTGTTCAATATATTAGAGATCAAAACGGAGACGTAGTTGAAGGTTTTTTTCCTCAGCCAATCACGGAAGTTACTAGCCCTGAGACTGCGATGCGGGTTAAAGATATTTTGGTCGGAGTTGTCGATAATGGAACTGGTAAAAGAGCTCAAATTAAAGGCGTGAAAGTTGCTGGTAAAACAGGGACGGCTCAGAAGATTGTTGATGGCCTTTATTCTCACAGTAAGTTTTATGCAACATTTATTGGGTTTGCACCAGCGGATGACCCCAAGATTGCGATGGTGGTCTTTTTTGATGAGCCTCATCCTGATCATTATGGCGGAACAGTTTCGGCACCAGTTTTTAAGGAAGTTGCAGAAAAT
This DNA window, taken from Candidatus Omnitrophota bacterium, encodes the following:
- a CDS encoding penicillin-binding transpeptidase domain-containing protein, translated to MYFKRHSLRFVFLFLFFFCLLIFFFIKLIFIQVFKSEYLSGLADRQHSHILRLEPKRGTIYDRKFRPLALNVAAYSLYASPRSMSIEQKAKAIKAIHETLGLEESFLKDRMSRDKSFVWISRKLSPDQADKIKALDFKGLNFIKESRRYYPGQTLAAHVIGFAGIDNYGLEGLELEYNDSLSGQFGMAQILRDAKQQELLIQESFLLPKHGFDLVLTIDETIQYFAEQALEKAFEKHHAKSASIIVMDPKTGEILALANRPTYNLSDLESSSVDNRRNRAISDMYEPGSVFKIVTACAAIEEEAFSEDDKIFCENGEYKVANHVLHDHHPQGMLTFKGVIEQSSNIGTVKVAQKIGGEAVNHYARLFQFGKATGVNLPGEVSGVLKPVSRWSGTSIGAVPIGHEIGVTALQLVCAVSAIANNGIYMKPFIVQYIRDQNGDVVEGFFPQPITEVTSPETAMRVKDILVGVVDNGTGKRAQIKGVKVAGKTGTAQKIVDGLYSHSKFYATFIGFAPADDPKIAMVVFFDEPHPDHYGGTVSAPVFKEVAENVLKYLKANEEN
- the mraZ gene encoding division/cell wall cluster transcriptional repressor MraZ produces the protein MFYGEHTHGIDRKGRLILPARFRDVAKENGIDRFFLTRGLDKCIFMFTEYEWAAQEQKFKGMSFTKRESRSFNRMFFSGAVDVSPDKQGRFIIPVYLKDFAQIKKDVIVIGVSNRIEIWDQKVWKDFYSDSQSSFEQTAENILDI
- the rsmH gene encoding 16S rRNA (cytosine(1402)-N(4))-methyltransferase RsmH, whose product is MANDIKHIPVMMKEILQHLNFSEGACVLDCTLGLGGHSREIAKKIGPQGLLIGIDRDEDSIALAQQNLEDFSGRCAFVQKDFRDLDVALDGLGISQVDGILFDLGVSSYQMDTAERGFSIRSVGPLDMRMDRNSFISAYDLINSLSSKEISLILKNFGEERWHDRIADHLVKSRVKHPIQSTEELTEIILKAIPRRFQDHHIHPATRTFQAFRIAVNRELEAIEIALKKAIRYLRPGGAICVISFHSLEDRIVKEKFKYFAKEQMLEIITKKPLRPTDEEIERNARSRSARLRVARRIKK
- a CDS encoding bifunctional riboflavin kinase/FAD synthetase, with the protein product MKILNHLPKTKIKKPVIAIGVFDGLHLGHQALIKKTIKKARAINGTPIVMTFFPHPVQVLNKNMDVSLLVSLKHRLQLIEDLGVLVCVVIRFTKKFSLLRPEEFVEKYLFDSFKSVEIFVGDDFHFGKEGLSGGKALKKIANAFGIRVTIVRSVEFNKKRISSSLLRKLIVRGKLKESEKLLGRRVSTLGKVVHGDRRGARIGTPTANINPGREILPPSGVYLAQVRSENQIFNAIANIGRRPSFKKESKINLEVHIFDFKKRIYGKEIEVLFLQKIRDEQKFKTTKLLIEQIEKDKKKALRYFSQKKF